The proteins below are encoded in one region of Thermothelomyces thermophilus ATCC 42464 chromosome 1, complete sequence:
- a CDS encoding non-ribosomal peptide synthetase: MGSVQGLEQRPQKAEEATVAVPQTNGLARAAASTAATAATAATAASEEVVLLAWLIVLLRTREDHQFTFEWAYYRTGRTEAETGEGGGGGDKLSSVVRLSASEVVPDLSTRVDRAASAIASRIAASSPRPRTGPISLLLSTGSLSPQGSSKGEGEEEANKDEPSLHVEVHLGGGGDGGSAVEVRPVWHSEDMLPFTVRRHVENLKETVGQCLSRPEAEVKSLLGPTEHDLDQIWGWNGELPPTYDCCMHEVVSERARRHPDKEAISSFDGRLTYGQVDGYSTALARRLRAELGVRLHDVVPVCFEKSRWTVVAVLAVLKAGATMVMMDPSLPLGRLRNMAGQVGAKVMVSSRKQRGLAESILGISSRIVVVEEETFASVSLEIDRVEGTKEEELPRVPPSTIMYIIFTSGSTGTPKGVQISHRTYSSSAFPRARAVGYAEDWRVLDFASYAFDVSIDSMMLTLANGGCLCIPSDEERLDDINGAMRRMRVNYAGITPSVARILDLDVIDSLRGGLGLGGEAVSARDVDVWGRHARIVIGYGPCECTIGCTVNPSAATGRGYISIGRGNGAAIWIVDPADHEVLVPVGAVGELLVEGPIVGQGYLGDPEKTAAAFVGAPRWLAAGHGSGSGSGRYPGRGGPEVRLYKTGDLGRYDPDGSGGIVFVGRKDTQVKLRGQRVELGEIESQLRARLPPETTVIAEVITPSSSSSSSSQAVLVAFVAPRPANAHGQEVALETVELGPELGAALARADREVAEVLPRYMVPTAYIPVSRIPTLISGKTDRKKLRQFGAGVDLRQMTAEAAAASAAAASTEDRLRHAWARTLRLDPETIGAADNFFALGGDSLAAMRLVSVCREGGLDLSVVKTFSNPTLSAMAAPAEEVIKEAARACGVDVAEVQDMYPCTPTQESLFTFSLKSAEPYVAQRVAAIPAHVSLGAWKRAWEAVVAATPVLRSRLVQIPDRAGLDQVVLAEGIRWRHVTIAVADGLDRYLEQDRRERMDLGQSLARYAIVEVEGEGGQQRYMVWTLHHAVYDGWSEPLLLEQVRDALKNDDNKHQEDINGDDDGVTNNNNNNKNDKTSRPNSPTPTMADFVQFLRETDEAETRAFWRRELQGATGPQFPRVPSRDFVPTADRIVERRISLPPGAVSALPFTLATLIRAAWALVSSRHTLSGDVVFGETLTGRDVALPGVEAIAGPLIATVPVRVRVPWGRRGSAGAGTVASFLASVQRAALARTPFQHMGMQNIRRVSRDAQYACEAPTGLVIQPLPDEDRIAALADLGFGPGDPVREAIHFNPYPLMLACGIEPGVGSQHAFRVCASFDGSLLTDDQMGRVLAQFEAACVGLATGDLDRSLDDVSCLPADDLAAIWRWNRDPPLLTPDRATGRLRTDPVAVRPGAVYAPRAVVPWVCDLANPSSLLAPIGCPGELWLEGGFLTGDDVVDSPPWLLAGAPGETAGGRRGKVAPTGDVVELREDGQLVYLGRKDGDGALAILRGLGADPAELEAHLSAYLPPSSTRAAAVPVPVPVSVSATTEEEEEEEESNSNSVSRQNLMVLIQHPRTTSPESESEPSSIIRVLPEDYRVPLPEGVFEAVVCAELPLDLAGRLKRLDKYAQNSLASHLVPSAYVVVDKLPAIEGGEGGEIDRPLLQKLASSIPRQVLDRLREGLEAAWKSSSSSSNFLPTQQQQQPTTTTTMTTTIKTNDGTTNTTTTTSPTAVAQDILRNAWAGVLGLDAGQIDVDDNFFRLGGDSVLAMKLVSRLRARGHKLTVADIFRHMRLGDAAKVLKVNNSSNKSGDNNSSSSPGDANNNNTTTTAAAAPAPSPAPASASPPPYRPFSMLSSPTTAAAAGGGGGGGGGGGDPQRFVEEVVRPQLGDPNWAVQDVYPATDSQMLDVRATIRPPRTSVQYTMLYSDPSTGTGFDRPRLLRACAALVAAHDILRTVFVQHASALYQVVIDKAHLDVPVAVVRAAAESEDLEHAVRAHCSAHVESEEAFRLGSPMVHFFLVEESVEETEEVGGEPRRRRERRDCLVICLSHALYDGVSLPALLRDLDGLYTSGAANTPSSTPSAPFSSYLARARAEPARSEALAYWKTLLAGSSLSVLPGQTTTTTTASSSRAIFHFNPVPSSSSSSSSSPNGDGPALNGTTTTTNDDSPVATTATLLTAAWALVLARRLRNPDVTFGAVTSGRAAEAVTVPVPVASGRGGGGDQGDEAEAAVVAGPCYQLTPVRVPFARGWAAADLLAYVQRQAAESSAHDFVGFSAVAEAVGWTSSSSMWTGTNNNNIFFDSIVHHQDWEDFDEMPFAGGRCAVDILNPHGDAARPLKAVSFVRDGRLHVGVVGSEHDAALDDLLAQLTAAAQLLLLRAGGDSREPLLPDDVFETARE, from the exons ATGGGGTCTGTCCAGGGCCTTGAACAGCGCCCGCAGAAGGCGGAAGAGGCGACAGTCGCGGTCCCGCAGACCAATGGCCTAGCAAGAGCAGCagcgtcgacggcggcgacggcggcgacggcggcaacggCGGCAAGCGAGGAGGTGGTGCTGCTGGCATGGCTCATCGTCCTCCTCCGGACGCGGGAAGACCACCAGTTCACCTTTGAGTGGGCATACTACCGGACAGGAAGAACGGAAGCGGAGACGGGAgagggtggcggcggcggggacaAGCTGTCTAGCGTGGTACGGCTGTCGGCGAGCGAGGTCGTGCCGGACCTGAGCACGCGCGTGGACCGGGCGGCGTCGGCTATTGCGAGCCGGATCGCGGCGTCCTCGCCGAGGCCGCGGACTGGTCCCATCTCGCTCCTGCTCAGCACCGGTTCTCTGTCCCCCCAGGGCAGCAGTAAGGGggaaggagaggaggaggccaaCAAGGACGAG CCGTCCCTACATGTCGAGGTACACctcgggggcggcggcgacggcggctcAGCGGTAGAGGTCCGGCCGGTGTGGCACAGCGAGGACATGCTCCCGTTTACGGTTCGGCGGCACGTCGAGAACCTCAAGGAGACGGTGGGCCAGTGCCTGTCGCGGCCCGAGGCGGAGGTGAAGAGCCTGCTGGGGCCGACGGAGCACGACCTGGATCAGATCTGGGGGTGGAACGGCGAGCTGCCGCCGACGTACGACTGCTGCATGCACGAGGTCGTCTCGGAGCGGGCGCGGCGGCACCCGGACAAGGAGGCCATCTCGTCCTTTGACGGGCGGCTGACGTACGGGCAGGTGGACGGGTACTCGACGGCGCTGGCGCGGCGGCTGCGGGCCGAGCTGGGCGTGCGGCTGCACGACGTGGTGCCCGTGTGCTTCGAGAAGTCGAGGTGGaccgtcgtcgccgtgctCGCCGTCCTCAAGGCCGGGGCCACCATGGTCATGATGGATCCCAGCCTCCCGCTCGGCCGCCTGCGGAACATGGCCGGCCAGGTGGGCGCCAAGGTCATGGTCTCGTCGCGGAAGCAGCGCGGCCTGGCGGAGAGCATTCTCGG catcagcagcaggatcgtggtggtggaggaggagacgTTCGCGTCCGTGTCCTTGGAGATTGACAGAGTAGAGGGGacaaaagaagaagagctgCCGCGGGTGCCGCCGTCGACCATCATGTACATCATCTTCACGTCCGGCAGCACGGGGACGCCCAAGGGGGTGCAGATCTCGCACCGGACGTACTCGAGCAGCGCGTTcccgcgggcgcgggcggtcGGGTACGCCGAGGACTGGCGGGTGCTCGACTTCGCGTCGTACGCCTTCGACGTGAGCATCGACAGCATGATGCTGACGCTGGCCAACGGGGGCTGCCTGTGCATCCCGTCGGACGAGGAGCGGCTGGACGACATCAACGGGGCCATGCGGCGGATGCGGGTCAACTACGCCGGCATCACCCCCTCGGTGGCCCGcatcctcgacctcgacgtcATCGACTCGCTCCGGGGGGGGCTCGGGCTGGGCGGCGAGGCCGTGTCGGCGCGCGACGTCGACGTCTGGGGCCGCCACGCCCGCATCGTCATCGGCTACGGGCCCTGCGAGTGCACCATCGGCTGCACCGTCAACCCGAGCGCGGCCACGGGGCGCGGATACATCTCGATCGGCCGGGGCAACGGCGCGGCCATCTGGATCGTCGACCCGGCCGACCACGAGGTGCTCGTGCccgtcggcgccgtcggcgagTTGTTGGTCGAGGGACCCATCGTCGGCCAGGGCTACCTCGGCGACCCGGAgaagacggcggcggcgttcgTCGGGGCCCCGCGCTGGCTCGCCGCCGGCcacggctccggctccggctccggccgCTACCCGGGCCGCGGCGGTCCCGAGGTGCGCCTGTACAAGACGGGCGATCTCGGGAGGTACGACCCGGACGGGTCGGGCGGCATCGTCTTCGTCGGCCGCAAGGACACGCAGGTCAAGCTGCGCGGGCAGCGGGTCGAGCTGGGCGAGATCGAGAGCCAGCTGAGGGCCCGGCTGCCGCCCGAGACGACCGTGATCGCCGAGGTCATCAccccgtcctcgtcctcgtcctcgtcctcgcagGCCGTTCTGGTGGCCTTCGTGGCACCGCGGCCCGCCAACGCGCACGGGCAGGAGGTGGCGCTCGAGACGGTCGAACTGGGCCCGGAGCTGGGCGCGGCCCTGGCCCGGGCCGACCGCGAGGTGGCCGAGGTGCTGCCGCGCTACATGGTGCCGACGGCCTACATCCCCGTCAGCCGCATCCCGACGCTCATCTCGGGCAAGACGGACCGCAAGAAGCTGCGGCAGTTTggcgccggcgtcgaccTGCGGCAGAtgacggccgaggcggcggcggcatcggcggcggcggcatcc ACGGAGGACCGGCTGCGGCATGCCTGGGCGCGCACGCTCCGGCTGGACCCGGAGACCATCGGGGCGGCCGACAACTTCTTTGCGCTGGGGGGTGACTCGCTGGCGGCCATGCGGCTCGTGTCGGTGTGCCGCGAGGGCGGGCTCGACCTCAGCGTCGTCAAGACGTTTTCCAACCCGACCCTGTCGGCCATGGCCGCG ccggccgaggaggtCATCAAGGAGGCGGCTCGGGCCTGCGGCGTCGACGTGGCCGAGGTGCAGGACATGTACCCGTGCACGCCGACGCAGGAGTCTCTCTTCACCTTCTCGCTCAAGTCGGCCGAGCCCTACGTCGCCCAGCGGGTGGCCGCCATCCCCGCCCACGTCTCCCTGGGCGCGTGGAAGCGGGCGTGGGAGGCCGTGGTGGCGGCGACGCCCGTCCTGCGCTCGCGCCTGGTGCAGATCCCCGACCGTGCCGGGCTCGACCAGGTCGTGCTCGCCGAGGGAATCCGGTGGCGGCACGTTAccatcgccgtcgccgacggCCTGGACCGCTACCTCGAGCAGGACCGGCGCGAGCGCATGGACTTGGGCCAGAGCCTGGCCCGCTACGCcatcgtcgaggtcgagggcgagggcggacAGCAGCGCTACATGGTCTGGACCCTGCACCACGCCGTCTACGATGGCTGGTCCGAgccgctgctgctcgagCAGGTCCGCGACGCGTTGAAGAATGATGACAACAAACACCAGGAGGATATTAACGGCGATGATGACGGCgtcaccaacaacaacaacaataacaagAACGATAAAACGAGCAGACCCAATTCCCCCACCCCCACCATGGCCGACTTCGTCCAGTTCCTGCGCGAGACGGACGAGGCCGAGACCCGGGCGTTCTGGCGCCGGGAGCTCCAGGGGGCGACGGGCCCGCAGTTCCCGCGGGTGCCCTCGCGCGACTTCGTCCCGACGGCCGACCGGATCGTGGAGCGGCGGATATCGCTGCCCCCCGGCGCCGTCTCGGCCCTCCCCTTCACGCTGGCGACCCTGATCCGGGCCGCTTGGGCGCTGGTGTCGTCGCGTCACACCCTCAGCGGCGACGTCGTCTTTGGCGAGACCCTCACGGGCCGCGACGTCGCCCTGCCCGGGGTCGAGGCCATCGCGGGCCCCCTGATCGCCACCGTCCCCGTGCGCGTGCGCGTGCCCTGGGGTCGCCGCGgcagcgccggcgccggcaccgTGGCTTCCTTCCTCGCCTCCGTCCAGCgggccgccctcgcccgtACCCCTTTCCAGCACATGGGCATGCAGAACATCCGCCGCGTCAGCCGCGACGCCCAGTACGCCTGCGAGGCGCCCACCGGTCTCGTCATCCAGCCCCTGCCCGACGAGGACCgcatcgccgccctcgccgaccTCGGCTTCGGTCCGGGCGACCCCGTCCGCGAGGCCATCCACTTCAACCCCTACCCGCTCATGCTGGCCTGCGGCATCGAGCCGGGAGTAGGAAGCCAGCACGCCTTCCGCGTCTGCGCAAGCTTCGACGGCTCCCTGCTGACCGACGACCAGATGGGCCGCGTCCTGGCCCAGTTCGAGGCCGCCTGCGTTGGGCTCGCCACGGGCGACCTCGACCGGAGCCTCGACGACGTGTCCTGCCTCCCGGCCGACGACCTGGCCGCGATCTGGCGCTGGAACCGCGACCCGCCCCTCCTCACCCCGGACCGGGCCACCGGGCGCCTCCGGACCGACCCTGTCGCCGTCCGCCCGGGAGCCGTCTACGCTCCGCGCGCCGTGGTCCCCTGGGTCTGCGACCTGGCCAACCCGTCCTCCCTGCTCGCCCCGATCGGCTGCCCCGGCGAGCTGTGGCTCGAGGGGGGGTTCCTCACCGGCGACGACGTGGTCGACTCGCCCCCCTGGCTCCTGGCCGGTGCTCCGGGCGAGACTGCCGGCGGCCGGAGGGGCAAGGTCGCGCCGACGGGCGACGTCGTCGAGCTCCGCGAGGACGGCCAGCTGGTGTATCTGGGCCGCaaggacggcgacggcgccctGGCCATCCTCCGGGGCCTCGGAGCCGATCCGGCCGAGCTCGAGGCTCACCTGTCGGCATACCTCCCGCCCTCGTCGACtcgtgccgccgccgtgccCGTGCCCGTGCCCGTGTCCGTGTCCGCTAcgaccgaggaggaggaggaggaggaggagagcaaCAGCAACTCCGTCTCCCGGCAAAACCTGATGGTTCTTATCCAGCATCCCCGGACGACCTCGCCGGAGTCCGAGTCCGAGCCCAGTAGCATCATCAGGGTCCTGCCCGAGGACTACCGTGTCCCCCTCCCCGAGGGAGTATTCGAGGCCGTCGTCTGCGCTGAGCTGCCCCTCGACCTCGCCGGCCGGCTCAAGAGGCTCGACAAGTACGCCCAAAACTCGCTCGCGTCCCACCTGGTGCCCTCGGCctacgtcgtcgtcgacaagCTGCCCGCCATCGAGGGAGGGGAAGGTGGTGAGATCGATCGCCCTCTTCTCCAGAAGCTCGCCTCCAGCATCCCGCGTCAGGTCCTCGACCGGCTCCGCGAGGGCCTCGAGGCCGCGTggaagagcagcagcagcagcagcaacttCCTCCCtacgcagcagcagcagcagcccacgacgacgacaacaatgACAACGACGATAAAGACAAACGACGGCACCACGAacacgacgacaacaacaagtCCGACAGCGGTTGCCCAAGACATCCTGCGCAACGCCTGGGCTGgcgtcctcggcctcgacgccggccagatcgacgtcgacgacaacttcttccgcctcggcggcgacTCGGTCCTGGCCATGAAGCTCGTCTCGCGCCTGCGCGCCCGGGGACACAAGCTGACCGTGGCCGACATCTTCCGGCACATGCGCCTCGGCGACGCCGCCAAGGTGCTCAAGgtcaacaacagcagcaacaagagCGGCGACAACAACTCGTCGTCCTCTCCTGGCGacgccaacaacaacaacaccaccaccaccgcagCTGCCGCCCCGGCCCCGTCCCCGGcccccgcctccgcctcacCGCCGCCCTACCGGCCTTTCTCGATGCTGTCGTcaccaacaacagcagcagcagcaggaggaggaggaggaggaggaggaggaggaggagacccCCAGCGGTTCGTCGAGGAGGTCGTCCGGCCGCAGCTCGGCGACCCCAACTGGGCCGTCCAGGACGTGTACCCGGCCACGGACTCGCAGATGCTCGACGTCCGGGCCACCATCCGGCCGCCGCGGACGTCGGTCCAGTACACGATGCTGTACTCGGACCCgagcaccggcaccggcttCGACCGGCCGCGGCTGCTCCGGGCCTGCGCcgccctcgtcgccgcccACGACATCCTGCGCACCGTCTTTGTCCAGCACGCCTCGGCCCTCTACCAGGTCGTCATCGACAAGGCCCATCTCGACGTCCCCGTCGCCGTGGtccgggccgccgccgagagcGAGGATCTCGAGCACGCCGTCCGCGCGCACTGCTCGGCCCACGTCGAGTCCGAGGAGGCCTTCCGGCTGGGCTCGCCCATGGTCcacttcttcctcgtcgagGAGAGTGTCGAGGAGACGGAGGAGGTGGGCGGCGAgccgagaagaagaagagaaagaagagaCTGCCTGGTGATCTGCCTGTCGCACGCGCTCTACGACGGCGTCTCGCTGCCCGCGCTGCTGCGCGACCTCGACGGGCTCTACACGAGCGGCGCCGCCAACACACCGTCGTCTACCCCTTCGGCCCCGTTCTCCTCCTAcctcgcccgcgcccgcgccgagcCCGCCCGGTCCGAGGCGCTCGCCTACTGGAAGACCCTCCTCGCCGGCTCCTCCCTCTCCGTCCTCCCGGGccagacgacgacgacgacgaccgctagcagcagcagggccATCTTCCACTTCAACCCCGTCccatcctcttcttcttcttcgtcttcttcACCCAATGGTGATGGACCCGCCCTGAACGGgacgacaacaacgacgAACGACGACTCGCCCGTGgccacgacggcgacgcTGCTGACGGCCGCGTGGGCGCTGGTGCTCGCGCGGCGGCTGCGCAACCCGGACGTCACCTTCGGCGCCGTCACGTCCGGGcgggccgccgaggccgtcaCCGTTCCCGTTCCCGTCGCCTcggggcgaggaggaggaggagaccaGGGGgacgaggcggaggcggcggtggtggcgggCCCCTGCTACCAGCTGACGCCGGTGCGGGTGCCCTTTGCGCGCGGctgggccgccgccgacctgCTGGCCTACGTGCAGCGGCAGGCGGCCGAGTCGTCGGCGCACGACTTTGTCGGCTTCTCTGCCGTCGCCGAGGCCGTCGGCTGgacgtcgtcttcgtcgatGTGGACGGGGacgaacaacaacaacatctTCTTCGACTCGATCGTGCACCACCAGGACTGGGAGGACTTTGACGAGATGCCCTTCGCCGGCGGCCGCTGCGCCGTCGACATCCTCAACCCGCACGGCGACGCCGCCCGGCCGCTCAAGGCCGTCTCCTTTGTCCGCGACGGCCGCCTCcacgtcggcgtcgtcggcagCGAGCACGACGCCGCCCTCGACGACCTCCTCGCCCAGctgaccgccgccgcccagctgttgttgctccgcgccggcggcgactcCCGCGAGCCGCTGCTCCCCGACGACGTCTTTGAGACTGCCAGGGAGTGA